One region of Niallia sp. Man26 genomic DNA includes:
- a CDS encoding metalloregulator ArsR/SmtB family transcription factor, which produces MKMSGNDNKDNEELNPISGAGAILDEETLFIVSQTFKALSDPTRIKILHLLSEKQHSVNEIAERLQMLQSTVSHQLRFLKNLRLVKYRREGTTMIYSCDDEHVMSVLKQMIDHARHH; this is translated from the coding sequence ATGAAAATGAGCGGCAATGATAATAAAGATAATGAAGAGTTGAACCCAATAAGCGGTGCTGGTGCAATCCTTGATGAGGAGACATTATTTATTGTTTCCCAAACATTTAAAGCTTTATCAGATCCGACAAGAATTAAGATTCTCCATCTATTGTCAGAAAAGCAGCATTCTGTTAATGAAATAGCAGAAAGACTGCAGATGCTTCAGTCGACAGTTTCTCATCAGCTGCGGTTTTTGAAAAACCTTCGCCTTGTTAAATATCGCAGGGAAGGAACAACGATGATATACTCTTGCGATGATGAGCATGTTATGAGTGTTTTAAAGCAGATGATTGACCATGCAAGACATCATTAA
- the rpiB gene encoding ribose 5-phosphate isomerase B produces the protein MKLAIASDHGGFHLKEAVKAYLEGSGMTVLDFGCTSTDSVDFPGYAKTVGDAINCKEVDLGILCCGTGIGMSIAANKIKGIRAAAVGDVFTAKATREHNDSNVLCLGERVTGEGLALTIVETWLNAEFLGGRHAQRVNAIGELEAGL, from the coding sequence ATGAAGCTGGCGATCGCAAGCGACCATGGCGGCTTTCATTTAAAGGAGGCTGTTAAGGCCTACTTGGAGGGTAGTGGTATGACAGTTCTCGATTTTGGCTGCACGAGCACAGATAGTGTTGATTTTCCTGGTTATGCGAAAACAGTAGGAGATGCTATTAATTGTAAAGAAGTTGATTTAGGAATTCTCTGTTGCGGTACAGGAATTGGGATGAGCATTGCCGCTAATAAAATCAAAGGTATTCGTGCTGCTGCAGTAGGAGATGTATTCACAGCAAAAGCGACAAGAGAGCATAATGACAGCAATGTTCTCTGTCTTGGCGAGCGTGTAACCGGTGAAGGATTAGCGTTGACGATAGTAGAAACATGGCTGAATGCTGAGTTTTTAGGAGGCAGGCATGCCCAAAGGGTCAATGCTATCGGTGAACTGGAGGCAGGGCTATAA
- the tkt gene encoding transketolase has translation MSELTKTNIEQMAVNTIRTLSIDAIEKSNSGHPGMPMGAAPMAYALWAKEMNHNPANPEWFNRDRFVLSAGHGSMLLYSLLHLFNYGVSIDDLKNFRQWGSKTPGHPEFGHTPGVEATTGPLGQGIAMAVGMAMAERHLAETYNKGDYQVVDHYTYSICGDGDLMEGVSAEAASLAAHLKLGRLVVLYDSNDISLDGDLHLSFSESVQKRFEAYGWEVLRVEDGNDIAAIQAAIAQAKKSDVPTLIEVKTVIGYGSPNKGGKSASHGAPLGADETLLAKQAYSWEYEEAFHVPTEVAEHYAGLAAEGQTKENEWNKMYEAYKEEYPELATQLETAIKGEVPANLQESLPDFEAGSAMATRDSSGKSIQAAAKAIPAFIGGSADLAGSNKTLIGHEKNFGLDGYAAKNIWFGVREFAMGAAINGMALHGGVKVFGATFFVFSDYLRPAIRLAALMKLPVTYVFTHDSIAVGEDGPTHEPVEQLASLRAMPGLSVIRPADAKETAAAWQIALESKDTPTALVLTRQNLPTLDLTKAEAFNGVSKGAYTVSAAKGETQGLLLASGSEVSLAIQAQAELEADGISVGVVSMPSWDLFEKQSQSYKDSVLPDSIQARVAIEAGASLGWREYIGAKGEHITIDHFGASAPADKLFQEYGFTVENVKAKIKAAIEAAK, from the coding sequence ATGAGCGAATTGACGAAGACAAATATTGAACAAATGGCGGTCAATACTATTAGAACACTTTCCATTGATGCCATCGAGAAATCCAACTCTGGCCACCCAGGAATGCCGATGGGTGCAGCACCGATGGCGTATGCGCTTTGGGCAAAGGAAATGAATCATAACCCTGCCAATCCTGAATGGTTTAACCGTGACCGCTTCGTCTTATCTGCAGGACATGGCTCTATGCTGTTATACAGCCTGCTTCACCTGTTCAACTACGGAGTGAGCATCGACGACTTGAAGAACTTCCGTCAATGGGGAAGCAAAACACCTGGACATCCAGAATTCGGCCACACTCCTGGAGTGGAAGCAACAACAGGTCCGCTTGGACAAGGGATTGCGATGGCAGTAGGTATGGCAATGGCAGAAAGACATCTTGCTGAGACATACAATAAAGGCGACTATCAAGTTGTTGATCATTATACATACAGCATCTGCGGCGACGGTGATTTAATGGAGGGGGTTTCAGCAGAAGCAGCATCCCTTGCAGCACATCTAAAGCTTGGAAGATTGGTTGTTCTATATGATTCCAATGATATTTCTCTTGACGGTGATCTTCATCTTTCCTTCTCAGAAAGTGTGCAAAAGCGTTTTGAAGCATATGGCTGGGAGGTTCTTCGTGTTGAGGATGGCAATGATATCGCGGCAATTCAAGCAGCTATTGCACAAGCGAAGAAATCAGATGTGCCGACATTGATTGAAGTTAAGACAGTTATTGGCTACGGTTCGCCCAATAAAGGCGGTAAATCAGCTTCCCACGGTGCACCGCTTGGAGCTGACGAAACATTGCTTGCAAAGCAAGCTTACAGCTGGGAATATGAAGAAGCATTCCATGTGCCTACAGAGGTTGCTGAGCACTATGCAGGTTTAGCTGCTGAAGGTCAGACAAAGGAAAATGAGTGGAATAAAATGTATGAAGCTTATAAAGAGGAATATCCGGAGCTTGCAACTCAGCTGGAAACAGCAATTAAAGGGGAAGTGCCAGCGAATCTTCAAGAAAGCTTGCCTGATTTCGAAGCTGGAAGCGCAATGGCAACAAGAGATTCTTCTGGAAAGAGCATTCAAGCAGCGGCAAAAGCAATTCCAGCATTCATCGGCGGTTCAGCTGACTTGGCAGGCTCTAATAAAACGCTGATCGGTCATGAAAAGAACTTTGGTCTGGATGGCTATGCAGCTAAAAATATTTGGTTTGGCGTACGTGAATTTGCGATGGGTGCAGCTATTAATGGTATGGCATTGCATGGCGGTGTGAAGGTGTTTGGAGCGACATTCTTTGTTTTCTCTGACTATCTGCGTCCTGCTATCCGTCTTGCAGCATTAATGAAGCTTCCTGTCACATATGTTTTCACACATGACAGTATTGCTGTCGGTGAAGACGGACCAACGCATGAGCCGGTTGAGCAGCTTGCTTCCTTGCGTGCAATGCCAGGTCTGTCTGTCATTCGTCCTGCTGATGCTAAGGAAACAGCAGCCGCATGGCAAATTGCCTTGGAAAGCAAGGATACTCCAACTGCATTAGTGCTGACTCGCCAAAACTTGCCTACATTGGATTTAACTAAGGCTGAGGCATTTAATGGCGTAAGTAAAGGAGCTTATACCGTTTCTGCCGCAAAAGGGGAGACGCAAGGTTTGCTGCTTGCGAGCGGATCTGAAGTGTCTCTAGCCATTCAAGCACAAGCAGAACTTGAAGCAGACGGAATTTCTGTAGGTGTTGTCAGCATGCCAAGCTGGGACTTGTTCGAAAAGCAGTCTCAAAGCTATAAAGACAGCGTGCTTCCAGACAGCATTCAAGCTCGTGTAGCAATCGAAGCAGGTGCTTCATTAGGATGGAGAGAGTATATCGGTGCTAAAGGAGAGCATATTACAATCGATCATTTCGGTGCATCTGCTCCAGCTGATAAGCTTTTCCAAGAATACGGCTTCACAGTAGAGAATGTGAAGGCGAAAATTAAAGCAGCTATAGAAGCTGCGAAATAA
- a CDS encoding MFS transporter, whose amino-acid sequence MSNRKNGSVYALLALAVSAFAIGTTEFISVGLLPLISADLNVSITAAGLTVSIYALGVTIGAPVLTSITSRVSRKTLLLWIVIVFIIGNSIAAAASSLTVLLIARIISALSHGIFMSIGSTIAADLVSKDKRASAISIMFTGLTVATITGVPIGTFIGQQFGWRLAFVAIVLVGIIAFIANSILVPKNLSKAKPSTFKDQLSLVTKSRLLLLFIITALGYGGTFVVFTYLSPLLHEITGFKESTVAGILLLYGMAIAAGNMIGGRLSNKKPLTALFYMFIAQAIILFLLIFALPYKGAGLAMIILMGLLAFMNVPGLQVYVVMLAERYVPGAVDVASAVNIAAFNAGIAIGSYLGGVVTNSLGLIHTAWVGGVMVAAAVLLTGWSLVLEKKANKKEWGK is encoded by the coding sequence ATGAGTAATCGTAAGAATGGAAGCGTGTATGCCTTGCTTGCATTGGCAGTCAGTGCTTTCGCAATTGGTACAACAGAATTTATTAGTGTCGGTCTTCTGCCTTTAATTTCAGCAGACTTGAATGTCAGCATTACTGCAGCAGGATTGACAGTATCCATTTACGCTCTTGGTGTTACAATCGGTGCGCCAGTTTTGACGTCCATCACCTCAAGAGTTTCCAGAAAAACATTATTATTATGGATTGTGATCGTATTTATTATTGGTAACAGCATTGCTGCAGCAGCGAGCAGCCTTACTGTCTTGTTAATAGCAAGAATAATCTCTGCATTATCACATGGTATCTTCATGTCAATCGGCTCAACGATTGCAGCAGATCTTGTCAGCAAGGATAAAAGAGCAAGTGCTATTTCAATTATGTTCACAGGACTAACAGTAGCAACCATAACTGGTGTGCCAATTGGAACATTTATCGGCCAGCAATTCGGCTGGCGATTAGCATTTGTTGCAATAGTGCTTGTTGGTATTATCGCATTTATTGCCAATAGCATTCTTGTCCCGAAGAATCTTTCTAAGGCCAAGCCTTCTACGTTTAAAGATCAGCTTTCGTTAGTGACTAAGAGCAGATTGCTGCTTTTGTTCATTATCACAGCATTAGGCTACGGGGGGACATTTGTTGTCTTTACGTATCTTTCACCGCTTCTTCATGAAATCACTGGTTTCAAGGAAAGCACAGTTGCAGGCATCCTGCTTTTATATGGAATGGCCATCGCAGCAGGGAATATGATTGGAGGCAGGCTTTCTAATAAAAAGCCGCTCACAGCTCTGTTTTACATGTTTATAGCACAAGCTATCATCCTATTTTTGCTTATCTTTGCCTTGCCGTATAAAGGTGCAGGCCTTGCGATGATTATATTAATGGGTCTGTTGGCGTTTATGAATGTGCCTGGACTGCAAGTTTATGTTGTGATGCTTGCAGAGCGGTATGTGCCTGGAGCAGTTGATGTCGCCTCTGCTGTTAATATCGCTGCCTTCAATGCAGGTATCGCGATTGGTTCTTATTTAGGTGGAGTTGTTACTAACTCATTAGGTTTAATTCATACAGCTTGGGTCGGCGGAGTAATGGTAGCAGCCGCAGTACTTCTGACTGGCTGGAGCTTAGTGTTAGAGAAAAAAGCAAATAAAAAGGAATGGGGTAAATAA
- a CDS encoding helix-turn-helix domain-containing protein has protein sequence MEKKKYNISVEATLEVIGGKWKCVILCHLTHGKKRTSELKRLMPNITQKMLTQQLRELEEDGIINRIIYQQIPPKVEYELSEYGQSLQSILDALCNWGERHITKVYGDKTLVLEDSILNK, from the coding sequence ATGGAAAAGAAGAAATACAATATTTCTGTTGAGGCAACCCTTGAGGTAATCGGCGGCAAGTGGAAATGTGTAATCCTATGCCATCTTACACATGGCAAAAAACGGACAAGCGAACTAAAGCGATTAATGCCTAATATTACCCAAAAAATGTTAACACAACAGCTTCGTGAATTAGAAGAGGACGGCATTATTAACCGAATCATTTATCAGCAAATTCCACCTAAGGTAGAATACGAGCTGAGTGAATATGGTCAAAGCCTGCAAAGTATTCTTGATGCACTATGTAATTGGGGAGAAAGGCATATTACGAAGGTCTATGGCGATAAAACACTCGTGCTGGAGGACAGCATTTTAAATAAGTAA
- a CDS encoding 6-phosphofructokinase: protein MKVGVIVFGSLPAGVKQIVYKLQLHLTPKHELVGMEIEKGTGTARYKELNINSDSPYLSDSMLMMSAYPEDDKWEEIFSAVDTAVVIGNAEAKEKWTSYLADHSSVRSLFVPVSIFNDIEGSETTLGYDTAVNSIVDNILRVKDTINSLKYDNPRLFGFSIDGSPSIKMLEDISSAGDGHFFAPEFGADEMDALKERIEASFTEWNTSSVLVYSAAAHASAIEQVVDHLKVDFKYTEIDEALCMGTNPTAADRILANRLTGGILSWLEQKQETGQLAVQTDEIAFIKK, encoded by the coding sequence TTGAAAGTTGGAGTAATTGTCTTTGGGAGTTTGCCTGCAGGGGTCAAACAAATAGTGTATAAGTTGCAGCTTCATTTAACTCCTAAGCACGAATTGGTTGGAATGGAGATAGAAAAGGGAACGGGAACAGCAAGATATAAGGAGCTTAACATAAACAGCGACTCTCCTTACTTGAGCGATTCAATGCTTATGATGTCTGCATATCCTGAAGATGATAAATGGGAAGAAATTTTTTCTGCAGTAGATACTGCTGTTGTCATTGGAAATGCAGAGGCGAAAGAAAAATGGACAAGCTATTTGGCTGACCATTCTTCCGTACGCTCTTTATTTGTTCCGGTGTCAATTTTTAATGATATAGAAGGTTCTGAAACCACGCTTGGTTATGATACAGCGGTGAACAGCATCGTCGATAATATTCTTAGAGTGAAGGATACAATTAACTCCTTGAAATATGACAATCCGCGGTTATTCGGTTTTTCTATAGATGGAAGCCCCTCCATTAAAATGCTGGAGGACATTTCGAGTGCAGGAGACGGGCATTTCTTTGCTCCTGAATTTGGAGCAGATGAAATGGACGCACTAAAGGAACGCATCGAAGCAAGCTTTACAGAATGGAACACTTCTTCTGTCCTTGTATATAGTGCTGCTGCACATGCTTCAGCAATAGAACAAGTTGTTGACCATCTGAAAGTAGATTTTAAATATACGGAAATCGATGAGGCACTTTGTATGGGGACAAACCCGACAGCAGCTGACCGAATTTTAGCTAACAGACTGACAGGCGGGATTCTTTCTTGGTTAGAGCAAAAGCAAGAAACAGGCCAATTGGCTGTACAAACGGACGAAATTGCATTTATAAAGAAATAA
- a CDS encoding S41 family peptidase, with protein MNRKLLVICMTSSLIVGAGGTYIGMNIWEENKTKSDSAASSNATVLSKVDKAYNLILNNYVEKVDKAELEEGAIKGMLSTLDDPYSVYMDKDSAKQFEQALDSSFEGIGAEISAEDDKVIIVSPIKDSPAEKAGIKANDEIVKVDGESVQGFDLYDVTQKIRGEKGTKVELEIVRQGLEKPLQIAVVRDEVPQITVHSSVKREGGENIGYIEITSFSQETASEFHKALQEQEQQGIAGLILDVRGNPGGLLTSVNEILGEFVTSDKPYVQIEHRDGETEQFYSDLKQKKDYPVVVLVDNGSASASEIMAGAMKEAENYTLIGEKTFGKGTVQQAVPMEDGSKIKLTLFKWLTPDGNWIHKKGIEPNLEVEKSALYKTHPLQIEKTLKREMNTEQVKYAQEILTSLGYRTDRQDGYFSSQTEIAVKAFQGSNNLTETGTIDANTAEKMQQAVRTEMQKDENDMQLQTALRYIVN; from the coding sequence ATGAATCGAAAATTGCTGGTGATATGCATGACAAGCTCCCTCATAGTTGGAGCCGGCGGCACTTATATTGGAATGAATATATGGGAAGAGAATAAAACGAAGTCTGATTCAGCAGCAAGCAGCAATGCGACAGTCTTATCGAAGGTTGACAAAGCGTATAACCTGATCTTAAACAATTATGTGGAAAAAGTAGATAAGGCTGAATTAGAGGAGGGTGCAATTAAGGGCATGCTTTCTACCCTCGATGATCCGTATTCTGTTTATATGGACAAGGACAGCGCAAAACAGTTTGAACAAGCTCTTGATTCCTCTTTTGAAGGCATTGGTGCTGAAATAAGCGCAGAAGACGATAAGGTTATTATTGTGTCGCCAATAAAGGATTCTCCTGCAGAAAAGGCTGGTATTAAAGCAAATGATGAAATTGTTAAGGTGGACGGAGAAAGTGTACAAGGCTTTGATCTGTATGATGTGACGCAAAAGATTAGGGGAGAAAAAGGCACGAAGGTAGAATTGGAGATTGTCAGACAAGGGCTGGAAAAGCCGCTGCAAATAGCCGTTGTCCGTGATGAGGTTCCGCAAATAACGGTTCATTCCTCTGTTAAAAGAGAGGGCGGCGAAAATATCGGTTATATTGAAATTACCTCCTTTTCACAGGAGACAGCTTCTGAATTTCATAAGGCATTACAGGAGCAAGAGCAGCAAGGAATTGCCGGCTTGATATTGGATGTCAGAGGCAACCCAGGGGGACTGCTTACAAGTGTGAATGAGATTTTAGGAGAGTTTGTGACTTCAGACAAGCCTTATGTGCAAATTGAGCATCGAGATGGAGAGACCGAACAATTCTACTCTGACTTAAAACAAAAGAAGGATTATCCAGTTGTTGTGCTTGTAGATAATGGAAGTGCCTCAGCATCAGAAATAATGGCTGGTGCTATGAAAGAAGCGGAAAACTACACACTTATTGGTGAAAAGACGTTCGGTAAGGGGACAGTTCAGCAAGCTGTGCCAATGGAGGATGGAAGCAAAATTAAATTAACTTTATTCAAATGGCTCACACCTGATGGGAATTGGATTCATAAAAAAGGGATAGAACCAAACTTGGAAGTGGAGAAATCGGCTTTATACAAAACTCATCCACTTCAAATAGAAAAGACGTTGAAGCGGGAAATGAACACCGAGCAAGTCAAGTATGCGCAGGAGATTTTAACAAGTCTTGGCTATCGGACAGACAGGCAGGATGGTTATTTCAGCAGCCAGACAGAAATTGCTGTGAAGGCCTTTCAAGGAAGCAATAATTTGACAGAAACAGGAACGATTGACGCAAATACAGCCGAAAAGATGCAGCAGGCAGTCAGAACGGAAATGCAAAAAGATGAAAACGATATGCAGCTGCAAACAGCTTTGCGATATATCGTGAATTAG
- a CDS encoding aldo/keto reductase gives MKHLQDTVALANGVKMPWLGLGVFQVEDGATVVESVRAAIKNGYRSIDTAAIYQNEAGVGQGIKEGIELAGISREDLFITSKVWNDDLGYEKTLAAFEASLEKLGLDYLDLYLIHWPKAGKYKEAWRALETLYKNKKVKAIGVSNFQVHHLEDLMKDAEIMPMINQVEFHPKLTQTEVRVFCQLHGIQVEAWSPLMQGQLLDHELLKSIGAKYNKSVAQVIIRWDLQNGIITIPKSIKEHRIIENADVFDFILTDKEMEQITELNENLRVGPDPDNFDF, from the coding sequence ATGAAACATTTACAAGATACAGTCGCATTAGCAAATGGAGTAAAAATGCCATGGCTCGGATTAGGAGTATTTCAAGTTGAGGATGGAGCAACAGTTGTAGAATCTGTTCGTGCCGCGATTAAAAACGGGTACCGCAGTATTGATACAGCAGCTATTTACCAAAATGAAGCAGGTGTCGGCCAAGGAATTAAGGAGGGAATCGAGCTTGCTGGAATTAGCCGGGAAGATCTCTTCATTACATCGAAAGTCTGGAATGATGACCTTGGTTATGAAAAAACATTGGCCGCATTTGAGGCTAGCTTAGAGAAGTTAGGTCTTGATTACTTGGATTTATATTTAATTCATTGGCCAAAGGCTGGAAAGTACAAGGAAGCATGGAGAGCGCTAGAAACTCTTTATAAGAATAAAAAAGTTAAGGCAATCGGTGTCAGCAACTTTCAGGTTCACCATCTTGAAGATTTAATGAAGGACGCAGAAATAATGCCGATGATTAATCAAGTCGAGTTCCATCCAAAACTTACACAAACAGAAGTAAGAGTCTTCTGCCAACTTCACGGTATCCAAGTGGAAGCATGGTCGCCATTAATGCAAGGTCAGCTCCTGGATCATGAGTTGTTAAAAAGCATTGGGGCAAAGTACAATAAATCTGTAGCACAAGTTATCATCCGTTGGGACTTGCAAAATGGGATTATCACAATCCCTAAATCTATTAAAGAGCATCGAATTATTGAAAATGCTGATGTGTTTGACTTCATATTGACTGATAAAGAAATGGAGCAAATCACTGAATTGAACGAAAATCTGCGTGTAGGTCCAGATCCAGATAATTTTGATTTTTAA
- a CDS encoding manganese catalase family protein — protein sequence MFYHIKELAYQAKPEKPDPLFARRIQELIGGQFGEMSVMNQYLFQAWGTRGHAKYRDLLLDTGTEEIGHIELLSTMVARLLDDAPVTELESAAATNPALAAIIGGMDPQHAIVSGLSATPKDSNGVPWNSGYIIASGNLLADMRSNLHAESQGRLQAVRIFEQTDDRGIKDMLSYLIARDTMHQNQWLAAIYELEQQEGVVVPSTFPKELEKREVSYLFLNHSMGDESSKGRWASGPSMDGMGTFQYVKDVPPFGPAPKLKPAPPAEHGTPPNVM from the coding sequence ATGTTTTATCATATAAAAGAACTAGCATACCAAGCAAAGCCAGAAAAACCAGATCCACTTTTCGCTAGAAGAATTCAAGAACTAATCGGCGGCCAATTCGGAGAAATGTCTGTTATGAATCAATATTTATTTCAAGCATGGGGTACAAGAGGACATGCAAAATACAGAGATTTACTGTTAGATACAGGTACGGAGGAAATAGGTCATATTGAGCTATTGTCCACAATGGTTGCCCGTCTCTTAGATGATGCACCTGTAACCGAACTGGAGTCTGCAGCTGCTACTAATCCTGCGTTAGCGGCGATTATCGGCGGGATGGACCCACAGCACGCTATCGTATCCGGCTTATCAGCAACTCCAAAAGACAGCAACGGAGTGCCTTGGAACAGCGGCTATATCATTGCGAGCGGCAATCTGCTTGCAGATATGCGTTCTAACCTGCATGCTGAATCACAAGGAAGATTGCAGGCAGTAAGAATTTTTGAACAAACAGATGACAGAGGTATTAAAGATATGCTTTCCTACCTTATCGCAAGGGACACTATGCATCAAAATCAATGGCTTGCTGCTATTTATGAACTCGAACAGCAAGAAGGGGTTGTTGTTCCAAGCACGTTCCCGAAGGAATTGGAAAAAAGAGAGGTTTCTTATTTATTCTTGAACCATTCGATGGGAGACGAAAGCAGCAAAGGAAGATGGGCATCTGGTCCAAGTATGGATGGTATGGGCACATTCCAATACGTAAAGGACGTACCTCCATTCGGTCCTGCTCCAAAATTAAAGCCTGCACCGCCGGCAGAGCATGGTACACCTCCAAATGTAATGTAG
- a CDS encoding heavy metal translocating P-type ATPase codes for MEEGKQLQRKDFILEGLDCANCAMKIERGVAAIEGVNECQVNFATQTLSLQFSDEEGPIIAKAEKAIKRLEPHVKLKEKTAGENRQTNKHDHAHHQHGHSHSHSHGHSHDHGSKSMQRMITRLVIGTIIALFAYFLPLDGVIKLSAFVVAYLIIGGDIVWRACTNIVRGQVFDEHFLMAIATIGAFAIQEYPEGVAVMLFYQVGELFQGAAVNRSRKSISSLMNIRPDYANVMKGETLEKVSPEEVTIGDIIVIKPGEKIPLDGIVVEGKSSVDTSALTGESMPRDVEPGHDILSGFINKNGVLTVKVTKEYSQSTVAKILELVQNASSRKAPTENFITKFARYYTPVVVIIAALLAVVPPLFLEGAVFSDWLYRALIFLVISCPCALVVSIPLGFFGGIGAASKAGILVKGSNYLEALNDVKYAVFDKTGTLTKGVFEVVSVHPANGYSDQDVLRNAASAEIHSNHPIAESIRKAYGGAVSEADVNDYEEIPGYGIIAAVNGLKVLAGNYKLMVKEGIDFELREEIGTIVYVAANKEFIGSLVISDQLKEDAKQAIAALKQAGIKKTVMLTGDAAAVGASVAKSLNIDVVHAELLPQDKVEEIEKLDKRKSPKEKILFVGDGINDTPVLARADVGMAMGGLGSDAAIEAADIVIMTDEPSKIVSAISIAKKTRKIVWQNIVFALGVKALFLLLGAFGVATMWEAVFSDVGVTLIAVLNAMRVLSIKNLP; via the coding sequence ATGGAGGAAGGAAAACAGCTGCAAAGGAAAGACTTTATATTAGAAGGGCTGGACTGTGCGAATTGTGCCATGAAAATTGAGCGGGGTGTTGCCGCGATAGAGGGTGTGAATGAATGCCAAGTCAATTTTGCGACACAGACATTGTCCTTACAGTTCAGTGACGAAGAAGGCCCGATAATCGCAAAAGCGGAAAAGGCAATAAAACGGTTGGAACCGCATGTAAAATTAAAAGAAAAAACAGCGGGGGAAAATCGGCAAACAAACAAGCATGATCATGCTCATCATCAGCATGGTCACAGTCATAGTCACAGCCATGGACATTCACATGACCATGGAAGCAAGAGCATGCAAAGAATGATAACACGGCTTGTAATCGGGACGATAATCGCTCTTTTTGCTTATTTTCTTCCGCTGGATGGTGTTATAAAGCTGTCTGCCTTTGTTGTTGCCTATCTTATTATTGGCGGAGACATTGTATGGCGGGCTTGTACAAATATCGTCCGCGGCCAAGTATTTGATGAGCATTTCTTAATGGCCATTGCCACGATAGGAGCATTTGCAATTCAAGAATATCCAGAGGGCGTTGCTGTCATGCTGTTTTATCAAGTCGGCGAGCTGTTCCAGGGAGCTGCTGTAAACCGTTCACGTAAGTCGATTAGCAGCTTAATGAATATCAGACCAGATTATGCCAATGTGATGAAAGGGGAGACCCTTGAAAAGGTGTCTCCAGAAGAGGTGACAATCGGTGATATTATCGTTATCAAGCCTGGAGAGAAGATACCGCTTGACGGTATTGTTGTTGAGGGTAAATCAAGCGTTGATACTTCGGCATTGACAGGGGAGTCCATGCCAAGAGATGTAGAGCCGGGACATGATATACTCAGCGGCTTCATCAATAAAAATGGAGTGCTCACTGTCAAGGTAACGAAGGAATATAGTCAGTCTACTGTTGCGAAAATTTTGGAACTTGTTCAAAATGCCAGCAGCAGAAAAGCGCCGACAGAAAACTTCATCACGAAATTTGCTCGTTACTATACACCGGTTGTGGTAATCATTGCAGCATTATTAGCTGTAGTGCCTCCTCTATTTTTGGAGGGTGCTGTATTTTCTGATTGGCTGTATCGTGCCTTGATTTTCTTAGTTATCTCTTGTCCATGTGCGCTCGTTGTTTCTATTCCTCTTGGCTTTTTCGGCGGAATAGGTGCTGCATCTAAAGCGGGAATTCTTGTAAAAGGCAGCAACTATTTGGAGGCCTTGAATGATGTTAAGTATGCGGTGTTTGATAAGACAGGTACCCTTACAAAGGGAGTATTTGAAGTAGTGTCTGTGCATCCTGCTAACGGTTATTCAGACCAAGATGTTCTGCGGAATGCGGCAAGTGCAGAGATTCATTCTAACCATCCGATTGCCGAATCAATCAGAAAGGCTTATGGGGGCGCAGTTTCAGAAGCAGATGTAAATGATTATGAGGAAATCCCAGGCTACGGAATCATTGCAGCTGTTAATGGTTTAAAAGTATTAGCTGGTAACTACAAGCTGATGGTGAAGGAAGGAATTGATTTCGAGTTAAGAGAAGAGATTGGAACAATTGTCTATGTAGCAGCAAATAAGGAGTTTATTGGCTCACTTGTCATATCCGACCAATTGAAGGAGGATGCCAAGCAGGCTATTGCAGCATTGAAGCAAGCTGGCATTAAAAAAACGGTTATGCTTACAGGGGATGCTGCTGCGGTGGGCGCAAGTGTTGCTAAGTCTCTGAATATAGACGTTGTGCATGCAGAGCTCCTTCCACAGGATAAGGTAGAAGAGATAGAAAAACTGGATAAAAGAAAATCTCCAAAAGAGAAGATCTTATTTGTAGGAGACGGGATTAACGATACACCTGTATTAGCGCGGGCAGATGTAGGCATGGCGATGGGTGGCTTAGGTTCAGATGCAGCCATTGAAGCAGCTGATATAGTCATTATGACAGATGAACCTTCAAAAATTGTCTCTGCCATTTCCATTGCTAAAAAAACACGCAAGATTGTTTGGCAAAATATTGTGTTTGCGTTAGGAGTTAAAGCGCTGTTCCTTTTGCTTGGGGCCTTTGGAGTTGCTACAATGTGGGAAGCGGTGTTTTCAGATGTTGGAGTTACCTTAATTGCTGTGCTGAATGCAATGAGAGTCTTATCTATAAAAAATCTTCCATGA